Proteins from one Scylla paramamosain isolate STU-SP2022 chromosome 3, ASM3559412v1, whole genome shotgun sequence genomic window:
- the LOC135091731 gene encoding uncharacterized protein LOC135091731, which produces MDTTRKRESSDHLNLIKQLKVLYFRVQIGMQTSEVSDALTSLSCHMNLLHKTTGPDKLAIELLKFSQSLQSNTKLAECFLVQFMNYIESTIDLEENLDTVKEIIRYLLPCINVALKNQPKEQIPNKLLKDDFLSNLYKAIVNTFRKESLYQEGSTTDILNYQNTEDRTVKAHIVRMNQRDSKRTFQETFGDYGNIASLYLIYVWQIYMIYEIRKENSVQSSIHSLTQTMEKSGKYIVVVSDKDLKKMALTDPLSPAGRYYKILTQTDKVAARHPIPDLDFEWTDLQISVLHPNGVAFLANSATWNDSLRKISSTIEGLEVKRSLRFVPALGSTFALSVKQSGMNTNNKAEGVSFIRVRVVRVTQSICGVYGIDTGSFYSCRARNLVLLPASIINLPPCGRLARLPVVPSPASSSVAPALSLVAALAQHTTLALSLSPGDILQASLWLQVAELNLPTLHFLKALTCQPATHHLLSTIASVVADHLLRLTEGDQPNREVTILLISILTLTMNKSSKISLMLARRGLFTALCEAALTWQCQEVWECIKVLLGKKQMIMKFLSHNNRAAHLEAPVRNLKPLQPCKARSADSLDTSPTVMQMANLSTPDYNWDLKMRATFTSPQLVQNPCLGNWCWDKDEVLSSHTSVLQRGHHLGVKTDLTHHVLQERNVSSICSDTLLQIILGMLNTHLGGKIYIGLSQFGVVEGIKMTRDQQDCFLLGFCKIVTSDIYPSLLPCDSVAHFVPVQQPDAASPQSEFAYYVIILTIQPEPKQVYFPKDHPGKLYIRDGGVTLTLHGSCQAELLSKSHIWAQELEQQVKEEKQALLQLAIGRSHQH; this is translated from the exons ATGGACACAACTCGCAAAAGAGAAAGTTCTGACCACTTAAATTTGATAAAGCAACTGAAAGTTCTTTACTTCAGAGTACAGATTGGTATGCAGACAAGTGAAGTATCAGATGCCCTTACAAGCCTCAGCTGTCACATGAATTTATTACATAAAACAACTGGCCCAGACAAACTGGCTATAGAACTTTTAAAGTTCTCTCAATCATTACAGTCCAATACAAAATTAGCTGAATGTTTCCTGGTTCAGTTTATGAATTATATAGAATCAACCATAGACTTGGAAGAGAACTTGGATACAGTTAAGGAAATCATAAGATATTTGCTTCCCTGCATTAATGTTGCACTGAAGAATCAACCTAAAGAACAGATCCCAAACAAGCTTCTTAAGGATGACTTCCTCTCTAATCTGTACAAAGCTATAGTAAATACTTTCAGAAAAGAAAGCCTATACCAAGAAGGTTCAACTACAGATATATTGAACTATCAGAACACTGAAGACAGAACAGTTAAGGCACATATTGTAAGAATGAATCAAAGAGACTCTAAAAGAACATTTCAAGAGACTTTTGGTGACTATGGTAACATTGCAAGTCTTTACCTTATCTATGTGTGGCAGATCTACATGATTTATGAgatcagaaaagaaaactctGTACAGTCCTCAATACACAGCCTCACACAAACTATGGAGAAATCTGGAAAATATATAGTAGTTGTATCTGACAAAGATCTGAAGAAAATGGCTTTGACTGATCCCTTGTCACCAGCTGGAAGATACTACAAAATCCTGACACAAACTGACAAGGTAGCAGCCCGTCACCCAATACCAGACCTAGACTTTGAGTGGACAGACCTCCAGATCAGTGTGCTGCATCCAAATGGAGTTGCTTTCCTTGCCAACTCTGCCACATGGAACGACAGCCTCAGAAAAATCTCGTCCACCATTGAGGGCCTGGAGGTGAAGAGATCCCTAAGATTCGTACCAGCTCTTGGTTCAACATTTGCTCTGTCAGTAAAG CAGTCTGGCATGAATACTAACAATAAAGCAGAGGGTGTCAGCTTCATCCGAGTACGAGTGGTGAGAGTGACACAGTCCATTTGTGGAGTATATGGAATAGACACAGGCAGCTTTTACTCGTGCAGAGCCAGGAATTTGGTGCTCCTTCCAGCCTCCATCATAAACCTGCCTCCTTGTGGGCGACTGGCAAGACTTCCGG TTGTGCCTTCACCAGCCTCCTCATCAGTGGCTCCTGCACTGTCCCTGGTGGCAGCCTTGGCCCAGCATACCACCCTGGCCCTGAGCCTCTCACCAGGAGACATCCT aCAGGCCAGTCTTTGGTTGCAAGTAGCAGAATTGAACCTCCCAACCCTGCATTTCCTAAAGGCACTGACATGCCAGCCTGCCACTCATCATTTATTATCCACTATTGCATCAGTAGTTGCAG ATCATCTACTGAGATTGACAGAGGGTGACCAGCCAAACCGGGAAGTTACCATTCTTCTCATCTCTATTCTCACTTTGACAATGAATAAATCATCAAAAATTTCTCTCATGTTAGCCAGAAGAGGATTATTTACTG CACTGTGTGAGGCAGCCCTCACATGGCAGTGCCAGGAAGTGTGGGAATGTATCAAAGTTTTGCTTGGCAAAAaacaaatgataatgaaattTCTTAGTCACAACAACAGAGCAGCACATCTTGAAGCTCCAGTAAG AAATCTGAAACCACTTCAGCCTTGTAAAGCAAGAAGTGCTGACAGCCTTGACACTTCACCAACTGTAATGCAGATGGCAAACCTTTCAACTCCAGATTATAATTGGGATTTGAAAATGAGAGCCACTTTCACCTCTCCCCAGCTGGTCCAGAACCCTTGTCTGGGCAACTGGTGCTGGGACAAAGATGAAGTCTTGTCCAGCCATACAA GTGTCCTTCAGAGAGGTCATCACTTGGGTGTGAAAACTGACCTTACCCATCATGTCTTACAGGAAAGGAATGTTTCCAGCATCTGCTCTGACACTCTTTTACAG ATTATTTTGGGAATGCTGAACACACATCTTGGAGGCAAGATCTACATTGGGCTAAGCCAGTTTGGAGTGGTGGAAGGAATCAAGATGACTAGGGATCAGCAAGACTGCTTTCTGCTTG GTTTTTGCAAGATTGTAACATCTGACATTTATCCAAGCCTTCTACCATGTGACTCGGTTGCCCACTTTGTACCAGTGCAGCAGCCTGATGCAGCTTCTCCACAATCAGAATT